The sequence AGGCGTATGACGCTCGCCTGCAGAGTCGATCGCCCGCGGTGATCGCGGGCGAATTCATCGGCGATGCGTTCGGGCTCGACCGGCGCAGTTGGATCAAGCAGGTCGAGATCGGCGGCAAACGCCTGAAAGACGTCGGTATCGTTCGCATGATCCGGAAACGGAGCGAGGCTGCGACCGGGGCCGCGCAGCCGTTCGATTGCCGTGATCAGTGAGCCGCCGGCCTCGATCTCGGCGAAAACGCGGCCGATCGGCGCATTAAGATGTTCGGCGAGCAGGCGATTGCAAAACCCGGCGATCGCTCTTGCCTCGGGGGAGCCCGCCTTTCCTTCGACGGCGAGGTTGCATTCGGAATCGAGGCCAACGGAGCGGTTGTTGAGGTTCGCCGATCCGACATTGACGAACCGGCCGTCGATGATCATCACTTTCGAGTGGACCTTGATGCCGACGTCTCCCGACGTGCCGACGACGGGGGTATAAACCCGCACACGGTTGTACTGATCGGCTTCCCGCACGCGCGCCAGCATCTGCTGTTGGCGGCTGCCCATCGTCGTTCGCTCGAGCCAGCCTGTCGGTTGACGGGGTAGAACGAGGACGATCTCGGGACAGTCCGGGCGCGCCAGGCGCTCGATGATGACCTGGACGATGGGCACGGCGCAGAAGTACTGGTTTTCGATGTAGATGCTCGTTTGGGCGCGGCGGATCGACTCGACGAACAAGGCTTCGATCTCGCGGACCTCGCGATGCCCTTTCCATGCGGGATACGTGCGGGCGATGGTGACGTCGACGAACCGCAAGTCGGCGGTAAGGTCATCCGGCCAGGGATCCTCGTTTCCGTTCACCGCCGGTACCAGCCGCTGGCCGGTCGCTCGTTGCCAGCGATCGCGCGCCACTTCGGCCAGCATCTGCGCCGCGGCACCGTCGACCGCGACCTGAATGTCATGATGTGGCTCATACGGCGTGCCGTCGGCATTGCGGCGGCGGGGATCGGCGGGGCGGTGCGCGGGCGCGTCCAGCCGGCAATCCGTCAGGTCGATGCCGCCGACAAAGGCGAGTTGATCATCGATGACCACGAGCTTCTGATGCTGCGAGGCGCCGATCGGGTGTGCCTCGTCGAGGGCGAAACATAAGCGCGGATTGGTGAACCAGTCGAAGCGTGCCTGCTGTGCCCACTCGCGGTCGAGCCCGTAAAGCAGTGGCGAATCCCAGTTCAGTACCCGGACCCACAGATGCGGACGCAGCCTCGTGACGTGGTTGAGAAACGGGCCGAGCTCGTTGGGAACGTCCGGGCGCGCCTCGCCCGGAAACTCGAGCAGCGTGCGGCTGTTAACGTCCCAGCCGATGATCAGGATTGAGCGTTGGGCCCGCATCGCCGCAGTCTTGAAAGTGCGAAAGTAATCTTGTGCGTCGATCAGGAAAGCAAAGCGATCCGCCCGGCATTTCATTTCGCGCAAAGCCGTCCGCTGCACGCGCGTGCGCTCCGCCCTGACCAATGTCGTCGTCATCGACCTCCCTCCGCGTCTGGATCGCCGCGTGAGAGAGACACATAGCCTCACTCTGTTTCTGGCAGCGTCTCTGTGCAAAGACGCATCCGGCTGGCGATGCCGTAAGCCCACGGAGCCACAGTCGGTTCACGATCCTTGCAGCGGTAACCCATTGTTAATCGCGATCGACGAGGATGGTTCCCGCGTGTACCTTATAGGCGAATGACTCACGGCATTCATCGCGCAACGGTACCTACGTATCCCCGGGAGACATCGAGTTCGCCGGGCTGCCATACTGTCTGGAGCATCGTGCATGTTGGATCGGTTCAATAACCTGGCGATCAGAACGAAGGTGACGCTGGCCTTTGCCATGGCCCTTCTCGTCACCGTGGCACTGGGCGCCTTCTCCTTGGATCGCTTGGCCGGCATCAATCAACAGACCCAGGTAGTCACGCAGAATTGGCTGCCGAGCCTGCAGGCCATCGGTGATCTCAATGACGCGATCGGCAAGTATCGCCGGCTGCAGGCCAACCACATCCTGTCGACGACCGGTAAGGAAATGGATGGCTACGAGGCCGAGATGCAGGAGACGGCGGGCCGGATCGCCAAAATTCGCGCCGCCTATGAGCCGCTGATTTCGACGGACGAGGAGCGAGCGCTGTACAACAACTTCTCTCGCCTCTGGGAGATTTATCTCGAAAAATCAAAGGAGGTTATCGAATTATCGCGCAATAACGAAAATGATAAGGCAGGAAACATATTCAATACAACACTGCGCGAAGCGTTTAATTCTGCCCACAATCCCGTTAAAAATGACGTCGCGTTGAATGTCCGCGAAGCCAATAATGCGGCACGATTCGGCGAAGAACTCTACAATTCGACGTTCATACTTGTGGTCATCGTTCTTGTCGTCGCCGCGATGATTTGCTGCGTTAGTGGCTTTTTGATCGTGGTCAGTGTTTCGCGACCGATCGCGGCGATGACCGCGACGATGCGCAAGCTTGCCGCCCGCGATCTTGCCTGCGAGATCAATGGGGTCGGCCGTCGCGACGAGATCGGTGGCATGGCCGCGGCGTTGCAGGTGTTCAAGGACAACATGATCACCGCCGATCGCCTCGCGGCTGAGCAAGAGGCAGAGCGCAAGAACAAGGAACGGCGCGCAGAAGCACTCGACTCGCTGACGAAGGGCTTCGAGGCCAAGGTGGGGCAGCTCGCCGCGTCGCTGTCCTCGGCGGCGGGTGAGATGCAATCTGCGGCGGAGGCGATGTCGACCGCGGCCGATCAGAGCAATCAGCAGGCATTGACGGTGGCCTCATCTGCCGAGCAGGCATCAGCGAACGTCCAGACAGTCGCGAGCGCGGCCGAACAATTGTCCTCGTCGATCAGCGAGATCAGCCGTCAGGTGACGCAGTCCTCGCGGATCACCCAGCAGGCGGTCGAGGAGGCTCGCCGCGTTGACGGCACCATGCAGGCTTTGGTCGAGGGCGCGCAGAAAATCAGCGAAGTGGTCGGGCTGATCAACGATATCGCCAGTCAAACCAACCTTCTTGCCCTCAACGCCACGATCGAATCTGCGCGCGCCGGTGAGGCTGGCAAGGGTTTCGCGGTGGTCGCCAGCGAAGTGAAATCGTTATCCGGGCAGACGGCTCAGGCGACCGATCAGATCGCCGGCCAGGCGGCGCAGATGCAGGCGGTGACCAAGGACGCGGTAGCAGCGATTGAGGAGATCAGTCGGGTGATCGCCGAGATCAGCGAAATTGCCACGGGAATCGCCTCGGCCATCGAACAGCAGAACGCGGCGACGCAGGAGATTGCCAGCAACGTTCAGGGCGCGGCGCGGGGGACTCAGGAGGTCACCAGCAGCATCGCCGCCGTCAAGGAGACGGCGAGTGGCGCCGGATCGGCTGCGGGCCAAGTGCTCGGTGCCTCGAAGCACGTTGCCGAGCAGTCCGCGCAGTTGACCCGCGAGTTGAACACCTTCCTGGCCCAGGTCAAAGCCGCGTAAGCTGAAGCGTCAGGCGATGCCGATCGCTCCTTGACACTGTGTTCAGGGGGGCGGGTTTCACAGAGCCTTTCCCATACCCGACGATTAAGTTTTCGGTCGGCTATGGACATGCGGCTCGCTGGGATGATCTCCGACGGTGTGCTCGTGGCTGTCGAGGCGAAGGTCGACAGGCACGAGCCAGAGATGACCGTGGCGGACGCCGCGTTGTGCGGTGATGGTGCCGGCGAAAGCGGTGACCTGCTGCGTCGGCCCGCGCAGGATGGCGGCCTCCATGCAATTTTCATGATCGAGATGAAGGTGGATCGTCGAGATCGTCAGATCGTGGTGCGCGTGCTGCGCCTCGATCAGGCGTCGCGGCAATTCCCGCTCTGAATGATCGTAGACATAGGTCAGGCACCCGATGCAGGCGGGCGCCGAGACGCTGGCGAAGCGCTCTCGCTCCAGCCGCTCGCGCACGAGGTCGCGAAAAGCCTCCGAGCGGTTGCTGTAGCCGCGAAGTTGCATGAGTGCGTCGAACTCCGCGAGCAACGCGTCGTCGACGGAGATCGTGATCCGCTGCATCGCCTGGGTCTCCCATCGTTCCTTGGTGCGCGACGGTCCTTGCATTCGCGCCGACGCGTGGTATGAAGAATTCGCAGATCATCATACCGGCGCGGGGCGCGGCAAAAGCATCGCGCAAATCAACGATGCCGGACCGCCACCCGGTCCGCCAACCAAGAATCGATGGAGACGGGACATACGAACATCGACGACAGGGGCGATCGTAAGCGTTGGTTTTCTCCTACTCGCGCCCGGCGGAGATGCGCAGGCGCATTTCCAGGTGGTTAAGCCCTCGACCGACACGGTTACCGCGGAAAGCGGTGGTAACGTTCTGATCGATCTTATCTTCACGCACCCGATGGAGCGCGGCCCGGTGATGACCATGGAGCGCCCCCAACGCTTCGGCGTCAAATCGGGCGGCACGATCGAGAATCTCGATGCGCGTCTGCGGGCGACGACGCACGACGGCAAGCAGGCGTGGCAGGCGTCCTACGAGATCAAGACACCGGCGGACTACGTCTTTTTCGTCGAGGCGAAGCCGTACTGGGAGCCCAGTGAAGGCAAGATGATCGTGCACTACGCCAAGGTCGTCGTCGATGCCTACGGAGCGGGTGAAGGCTGGGACGAACTGGTCGGGTTGCCGGTGGAAATCCGTCCGCTGACCCGTCCTTACGGCGTTTGGACAGGCAACGTTTTCCGCGGTGTCCTCGAGCGCGATGGCCGGCCGGTGCCCGACGCCGAGGTCGAGGTCGAATGGATGAACGACAGCTCGGTGACGCCGCCGTCGGATGTCTTCATTACCCAGGTGGTCAAGACCGACGCCGCGGGCGAATTCGCCTACGGCCTGCCGCGCGCCGGCTGGTGGGGCTTCGCCGCCTTGACTCAAGGCGAGAAGACGATGAAGAACCCGGCCGGCAAGGATGTCCCGGTCGAACTCGGTGCGCTGATGTGGATCCGCGCCGTGGACATGAAGTAGCGGCGAGGAGCCGCAGGCAAAAAATAACGGCGAGGAACCGCGGACATGGCGCATATTCCGGATGGCGTGCTTTCGGCGCCGGTGCTGGTCGGTGGCGTCGCCGCCGCGTCCATGCTTCTCGCCGTCTCGCTCAAGCGATTGGATTACGAAAAGATCCCACAGGCGGCGTTGCTGTCCGCCGTGTTCTTCGTCGCGTCGCTGGTCCACATCCCGGTCGGTCCGACGAGCGTTCATCCCCTGCTCGGCGGGCTGATAGGCCTTGTGCTCGGCTGGTCCGCCGTACCGGCGATCCTGGTGGCGCTGACCTTGCAGGCCCTCTTTTTCGGCTTTGGCGGCCTGAGCACTCTCGGGGTCAATGTCGTCGACATGGCCGTGCCGGCGCTTTTGATCGCGGCCGTTCTTGGCCCGCTTTTGCGTCGACTCGAATTACCGCGCGCCATCTTTGCACTTGGCGCATGCGCGGGAGCCGGCGCGGTCGCGCTGACTGCGCTGTTCGTCTGCGCGGCTCTGGCGCTGAGCGGCCCTGAATATCGTCCCGCCCTCGGCATCGTGCTGCTGAGTTACGGGCCGCTGATGGTGATTGAGGGGGCGCTGACCGGTGCGGCGGTGGTGCTGCTGAAGAAGGTCAAGCCGGAGATCCTCGGCGTGGGGAGTCCGGCGCATGCCTGAGTTGGCCGTGCGACCGGCGCGCGCCTTGCGCGTGCCAATGCTGTCGACGGCCGTGCTGGCGGTGGCCGTTTTGGCAGTGGCTGTTTTGGCAGTGGGCATGCTGGCGATGGCGGTGCTGGCAGCATCACCGGCTTACGCCCACAAGTTGAAAGTATTTGCCACCGCCGTCGGTCCGCGCATCGATGGCAGCGCCTATTTCGTCGGCGGCGGCCCGGCGCGGGGAGCGAAAATCGTCGTCGCCACACCGGGAGGCGAGACACTGGCGCTGCTGCAGACGGACGACGACGGCAAGTTCGCGATCACTGCAACTCGGCGTGTCGATCACGTCATCATCGTCGATTGTGGCGACGGGCACGTCGCCCGTTTCGTCATCGCCGCCGAAGATCTTCCGGCTTCGTTGCCCGAATCGTCGCAGGCCGGCGCCCAGGCAGCGGTCAACCCAAATGTTTCGCGTCCGTCCGTCGAGGAAGCGATGCAGCCGGCGGGAAAAGCGGGGCCGGAGGCGCTCCCGGACGCCGTCGCCGCTGCGGTCGCGGCGCAAATTCGCCCCTTGCGCGAGCAGCTCAACGCCTTCGAGGACGAAGTCCAGCTTCGCGACATCTTGGGTGGTCTTGGCTACATCCTCGGTCTTGCCGGTCTCGCTGCGTGGCTGCGCGCACGCCAGAGGGAGCGGGCACGGCGTTGATGAACCTGCTCACCGCCGACGCCCGAAATGGCAACGGGGAAGAAACGGGCTTCGTCCAAAAGGTCGAGCCTCGCGTGCGCATTCTCTTGAGCCTCATCTTCGCGGCGGTGACCTTGGCGCTGCGTTCTCCCGCGCTGCTGGCTGCGGCGCTGGCGCTGGCGGGCGCGCTCGCCTGTCTGGCACGCCTGCCGCCCGCGCCGCTGCTGCGCCGACTTCTCGCGCTCGAGGCCTTCATGGTGCCGGTCGTGCTGTTCCTGCCGTTCACCGCGCCGGGGCCGGCCATCGCCGAGATCGCCGGCTACGCGCTCAGCCGCGACGGCATAGAGCAGGCGCTGCGCCTGGTTCTGACCAGCAACGCCGTTGCTCTCACCCTGCTGTCGCTCGTCGGCACCATCGAGCCGACGACGCTGGGGCATGCGCTGCTGCAACTGGGCGTTCCCGACAAGCTCGCGCGCATGCTGCTGTTGACGGTGCGTTACGTTGCCGTGCTACACGGCGAGTACGCCCGGCTCCGGCTCGCCATGCGGGCGCGGGCGTTCCAGCCGCACTCCGACCGCCATACGTGGACGAGCTTCGGCTACCTTTTCGGCATGCTGCTCGTCCGCAGCTTCGAGCGTTCGGAGCGCGTTGGTCAGGCAATGAAATGTCGCGGCTTTTCCGGCCGCTTTCTGACGCTGGACGCATTGCCGCCGACACGCGCCGATTGGGCCTTCGCAGGTGTCTTGTCCGCCGCGATTGCCACGCTCGGTGTTTGCCAGTTCGTCGTAGCGTGACACTGCTCTTTTCGCTGCAGGACGTCGGCTTTGCCTATCCCCATGGGCCCGCGATTCTCTCGCGGGTCAACTTCGAGTTGCGGCCGCGGGAGCGCGTGGCGATCATCGGCGCCAACGGCTCCGGCAAGACGACACTGCTGCACCTGCTCGTCGGATTGTGCAAACCGACAGCCGGATACCTCGTCGCTTTCGGTGCGGCGCGGAGCAGCGAAGCGGATTTTCGCGAGGTCCGCGCCCGCGCAGCGCTCCTCTTCCAGGACCCCGAAGACCAGCTCTTCTGCCCGACCGTCCTCGAAGACGTGGCGTTCGGTCCGCTGAACCTCGGCAAAACCCGCAAGCAGGCGGTTGGCATCGCCGAGCGCGTCCTTTTGGCGCTGGGCCTTGAGGGCTACGGCGCGCGCATCACCCACAAGTTGTCCGGCGGTGAAAAGCGGCTGGTCTCACTGGCAGCGGTGCTGGCGATGGAGCCCGATGCTCTGCTGCTTGACGAGCCGAGCAACGGGCTCGATACCGCTGCGCACGCGCGCCTGATCCATCACCTTGCCGCCTTGCCGCAAGCCCTCGTTCTCGTCTCCCACGACGAGCGCCTGATCGAAGCCTTGGCGACGCGCACTCTGCTGCTGCGTGATGGCGAGCTACAGACGCTCAACCGCTCGGAAACTTCCGACGCCACTCCCGATACGACCGAGAGTCGACAACAACCCCTCCCGATTAGCTGAACCCGCCGGACAGGACAACGCCACCCAGCACGGCCGCATAGTGGCAGGCGGCGGCGGCGGCGACGAAGCCATGCCAGATGGCCTGCTGGTAGGCGAGTTGTTCCCAGAGATGAAACAGGACGCCGGCACTGTAAAGCACGCCCCCGATCGCCAGCAGCACGACGGCCGGAGTCGCCATCGCAGTCGACAAGGGGCCGATCACCACCAGAATGGTCCAGCCGAGGAAAAGGTAAAGCAGGACGGAGAGGCGCTCGAAGCGGTTTATCCAGATCAGCTTGAGCGTCACGCCGACGCCGGCGACCGCCCAGACGTAGACCAACAGCCAGCGTGCCCATCCGGCGTCGAGCTTCATCTGCAAAAACGGCGTGTAGGTCCCGGCGATCATCAGGAAGATCGCCGCGTGATCGAGCCGGCGCAGGAGGTCCTTGTGCCGCGAGGAGGGCAAGGCGTTGTAAAGCGCTGAAGTTGTCAACATCGCCAGCAGTCCGGCGGCGTAAACCAGCAGGCTCATCGTCAGCCGGTCATTTGCCTGCGGGATTGCCACCACCATAAGCACGACGACACCGACGAGACCGGCGGAGATCGCCACGCCGTTCACGCAACAATCGGCGATCCTTTCATTGCGGCTGAGCGGGCGTGGCAGGGAAGTGCGAACACCCCAGGTTCGATACGCCATCGTCCCACTCCGTGCATCATGGCCGGCGCAGCGTTCAATCGCTGACGCGCAGCATCTCGATCAGCGCGCGCAGTCCCGCCGGCAGTTGCCGGCGACTGGGATAATATAGGAACAGGCCGGGAAATGGCGGACACCAGTCGGCGAGGACGCGCATCAGTCGTCCGCTGTCGAGATGCTGTGCGGCGTATGCCTCGAAGACAAAGGCCAGTCCGGCACCCCCCAGCGCCGCGTCAAGCATCAGCATCTGGTCGTCGAGGGTGAGCGGGCCGTCGACGTCGACCTCAAGTTCAACGCCGTCCTTCTCCAGTTCCCAGGCATAGAGCGCGCCGCTGGCGAAGCGGTAGCGAATGCAGGCGTGCGCGCGCAGGTCGTGCGGCGTCTGAGGTGGCGGCCGCTGCGCGAAGTAATCCGGCGCTCCCACGACGGAAAAGCGCACGTCCCGGCTGACGCGGACCGCCACCATGTCCTGGGCAATCCGCTCGCCGAAGCGGATTCCGGCATCGAAACCGCCGGCGACGATATCGATCAGCCGGTCATCGGTGGCGATCTCGAGGTGAATCGCCGGGTAGGCCGCGATGAAGCGGGCAATGACCGGCGCCAGGATCAGCCGTGCCGCGGCGCGGCTGACGTTTACGCGCACCGTGCCCCTCGGCGTGTCGCGAAACGCGTTCACCGTTTCGATCGCCGAAGCGATGTCGGCGAGCGCCGGATGCAGGCTGGCGAACAGCCGCTCACCTGCCGCCGACAGGCGGACACTGCGCGTCGTGCGGTTGAGCAGGCGCACGCCGAGCCGTTCTTCGAGGCCGCGCACAGCGTGGCTGAGCGCCGACGGCGACACACCGCGCTCGACAGCCGCGCGGCGGAAGCTCCGATGAACGGCGACGGCGGCGAAGTCGGCGAGATCTGCGAGGTCGGAGCGCGAAATTGATGAATTTTCCTCACTAAGCTATACACGATTATCCGGCTTATCGTCGGCTCGACAAGGGACCATTTCAGCCGCAGGCCATTCCGGCCCGTGTTTCCGACACCGGGCCCTGGCTCCCTTGGAGGAGAGCTGCAATGCAACGACGAACCCTCGGCCAGACCGGGCAGAGCATTTCCGCCATTGGCCTCGGTTGCATGGGCATGTCCGAGTTCTACGGTACCCGCGACGACGCGCAGTCACTGGACACGCTGGCCGCCGCCCTTGATCTCGGCATCGATTTTTTCGATACCGCCGATATGTACGGCTCCGGGCATAACGAAGAGTTAGTTGGACGCTTTCTTGCCGGCCGGCGCGATCGGGTGGTGCTGGCGACGAAGTTCGGCATCGTCCGCGTGCCGGGCTCGAATGAGCGGCGGATCGACAATTCGCCGGCCTACGTCCGTGCCGCCTGCGAGGCGTCGCTCAAGCGGCTGGGCGTCGAGGTGATCGATCTTTACTACGCGCACCGTCGCGATCGCAGCGTTCCGATCGAGGAGACGGTGGGGGCGATGGCTGAACTCGTTGCCGCCGGCAAGGTGCGGTTTCTCGGGCTCTCGGAAGTCTCGCCGGCGACCTTGCGCCGCGCCCACGCGGTGCACCCGATCGCCGCCGTGCAGAGCGAATACTCCTTGTGGACGCGGGACCCGGAAGGCGGGATGCTCGACGCCTGCCGCGACATCGGCGCGACCTTCGTCGCCTACTCGCCGCTCGGCCGCGCGTTTCTCACCGGCGCGGTGGTCTCCGTCGACGCGCTTGCTCCGGACGATTTCCGCCGGCAGAATCCGCGATTCCAGGGTGAAGCGTTCGTCAGCAACAAGCGCCTCGCCGATGCGCTGGCGACGTTTGCCGCCGCACGGGGAAAAACGCCGGCGCAGATTGCCCTTGCCTGGCTGATTGGCAAGGAGCCGCGCGTCGTGCCGATCCCGGGGACGAAACGGCGAGACTATCTGCACGAGAACGCGGCAGCCGTAAAGATTACCCTCACGCCCGACGAGATAAGCACGCTCGACGCAATGTTTGCTCCCTCCGCCATCGCCGCCGAGCGCTATGCCGCGGCAGGAATGCAGAGCATCGAGGCCTGAGTCTTCGGGTTTCGCGCGCTGCTATCGCCTGTGTAAAGAGCCGCTCGGCGGCTGGACATCCCGCCAGCGAAGCTGATATAAGCGCTGCCTCCGCCGGGAGCCCCGGATCGTGTCGTTTCCGATGCGATTTGGTGGCGATCGTCGTGCCCAGGTAGCTCAGTTGGTAGAGCAGCGGACTGAAAATCCGCGTGTCGGTGGTTCGAATCCGCCCCTGGGCACCACCCTTTCAATGGCTTGAGCGAAGTCATCGCTCCGCTTAGTCTACCGCGAGGAGACCTGTGCGCGGGTGGCGCTGGACTGACCGGTATGTCTTTGATTCAGATGTGGCTGTTGTGGTTTTGGAGGGAGTGATGGCGCATCGGGTAATCGGAGTCGCTACACGAAAGTGAGCTGCATGTCCGCCAGGTGAGGACGAAAGATGTCCTTTCCGTCACGCGGCGAGCAGCGACGCCTTGGTCCTGAGCGCCCGCAGCTCGCCCGGTGTAAGCTGGCCTTCGGCGTCTTAGGCGTAGTCGCCGGCAAGCGACAGATGCTCCCACCCGAACGGCGCGACGTGCCGCATCATTTCAGGCCCGACGCCGAGTTCGCCGGCGGCGAGTTGAAGATTGTGACCGACTTGAGTGCCGCCAACTTCGATTTCATCTCGTGAACAGGGGATCCGAGCGCTTGCAACGGGCATCGATGCGGGCGGTGCTCCGGGGTGGCGCTCATCGGCCGGGCAGATCGAGCGTCTCGATGCGGAGATGCCGGCCGGTCGGCCGGCGCCCTGGCGAATAACGAAACGTTAAACATTTCGCCCTAACCTGCAGAGGTCGGAAAAGCCGGCCGGTGTCGGCGTTCGCCCAAGAGGATCATGCGATGTCGACGACGATCAACAGCCTTTATCCGGGGATGGTGGCGCCGAACACGCGCAACTGGCAGACGGCGCTGCATCCGGACGTCAGCTCGCTGCTCGGCCGGCTCTATCCGCAGGACCAGGTGAGCCTGTCGCCGACGGCGAAGCTGATGCTGATGGTACAGGAGCAGATGGCCAAGGCCGCCGGCGGCGGCGCAGCGATGCCGAGCACCGAGGAGCGCTGGGCGGCGCTGCAGCAGATCGCCGCCGCCGCCGCCCAGGGCACGCCGCTGTGGCAGGGCGGCGATGTCGCCCCCGCCTCGTCGACCGCTGACACGCCGACGAGCATGACCGTGAGTGCGCACACCTTTGTCACGGGTTACGAGCGCGCGGTGGTCACCGGCGGCAGCGGCGGAGACGACATTCAGGCTCTGAACGACGTGGTGATCTCGGGCGGCGTCGGGGACGACCACCTTTATGCCAGGTCCAGCGCCGTGCTCTCCGGCGGCGACGGGCGCGATTGGTTGCAGGCCGGCAAAAACGCGGTGATCTCGGGCGGTGCCGGCTCCGACCATGTTTACGTCAATTCCAACGCCGTCGTCTCGCTGGACGAGGGCGACGACATGGTCCTCGCCAGCGGCGACAATTGCGTGATCTCCGGCGGCAGCGGCAGGGACCGGATCGACGTGCGGGGGGCCAACGCCATCGTCTCCGGCGGTGATGACGAAGACATCATCATGACCGGCCAGAACGCCCAGGTCTCGGGTGGAACCGGACAGGACGAGATCACTACGGGAGCCGGTTCGACCGTCGAGGGCGGCGAGGGCAACGACGTCCTCTACGTCGCCCACGACAGCACCATCGTCTTCGGTCGCGGCGACGGGCAGGACCGGGTCTACGGCTACTTACGATCGGCTCATGCCGGTTCCGGCGGGAACAACTACGGCGCGGCGAGCGGCTTCGTGCGCGACAGCACCATCGCGTTCCGCGAGGGCGTGAGCGCGTCCGACCTCGCGGTCAGCGAGGCCGACGGCAACCTCACGATCGCCATCAACGGCACCACCGACCGGATGACCATCTACGGCTATTCCGACCAGGACAACCTGAAGCTCTCGTTCGCCGACGGCACCACCGCAGCCCTCGCCAGCTTCCCCCGCCAGGCCCCGAGCGCCTGACCGGCGGCCATGCGTCGTCGACGAGAGGCGAGACCAACCGTACGACCCTCCGGTCCCCATTGGAAAGGGCCGGGAGTGGCCGATGATCTCGCATCGCACCATCGGCCAGCAGCAGGTCCGGCAAAGGACCCTTTGATGGTCAAGCCCGCACCTGTCCAGCAATGCACCTTGACGACGGCTTTCCGGACGCGTTGATTACCGGACGGGAAGCTGGACAGGGACAAGGTTGGCGGTGGCGCTCATCGGATATGCGAGGGTATCGACCGCGGAACAGGATGCCGCCCTCCAGCTCGACGCGCTCAGCGCGGCCGGCTGCGATCCGCTCTTCGAGGATCACGCCTCCGGTGCCAAGGCCGATCGGCCCGGCTTGGCCGAGGCGCTCTCTTACGGCCGCTCCGGCGACACGCTCGTCGTCTGGAAACTCGACCGGCTCGGCCGCTCGATGGCGCATCTCATCGACACGGTCCGCTGGCTCGAGGCGAAAGGTGTAGGCTTCCGCTCGCTCA is a genomic window of Rhodospirillales bacterium containing:
- a CDS encoding MCP four helix bundle domain-containing protein, whose product is MLDRFNNLAIRTKVTLAFAMALLVTVALGAFSLDRLAGINQQTQVVTQNWLPSLQAIGDLNDAIGKYRRLQANHILSTTGKEMDGYEAEMQETAGRIAKIRAAYEPLISTDEERALYNNFSRLWEIYLEKSKEVIELSRNNENDKAGNIFNTTLREAFNSAHNPVKNDVALNVREANNAARFGEELYNSTFILVVIVLVVAAMICCVSGFLIVVSVSRPIAAMTATMRKLAARDLACEINGVGRRDEIGGMAAALQVFKDNMITADRLAAEQEAERKNKERRAEALDSLTKGFEAKVGQLAASLSSAAGEMQSAAEAMSTAADQSNQQALTVASSAEQASANVQTVASAAEQLSSSISEISRQVTQSSRITQQAVEEARRVDGTMQALVEGAQKISEVVGLINDIASQTNLLALNATIESARAGEAGKGFAVVASEVKSLSGQTAQATDQIAGQAAQMQAVTKDAVAAIEEISRVIAEISEIATGIASAIEQQNAATQEIASNVQGAARGTQEVTSSIAAVKETASGAGSAAGQVLGASKHVAEQSAQLTRELNTFLAQVKAA
- a CDS encoding ABC transporter ATP-binding protein → MTLLFSLQDVGFAYPHGPAILSRVNFELRPRERVAIIGANGSGKTTLLHLLVGLCKPTAGYLVAFGAARSSEADFREVRARAALLFQDPEDQLFCPTVLEDVAFGPLNLGKTRKQAVGIAERVLLALGLEGYGARITHKLSGGEKRLVSLAAVLAMEPDALLLDEPSNGLDTAAHARLIHHLAALPQALVLVSHDERLIEALATRTLLLRDGELQTLNRSETSDATPDTTESRQQPLPIS
- the cbiQ gene encoding cobalt ECF transporter T component CbiQ; the protein is MNLLTADARNGNGEETGFVQKVEPRVRILLSLIFAAVTLALRSPALLAAALALAGALACLARLPPAPLLRRLLALEAFMVPVVLFLPFTAPGPAIAEIAGYALSRDGIEQALRLVLTSNAVALTLLSLVGTIEPTTLGHALLQLGVPDKLARMLLLTVRYVAVLHGEYARLRLAMRARAFQPHSDRHTWTSFGYLFGMLLVRSFERSERVGQAMKCRGFSGRFLTLDALPPTRADWAFAGVLSAAIATLGVCQFVVA
- the nikR gene encoding nickel-responsive transcriptional regulator NikR, whose protein sequence is MQRITISVDDALLAEFDALMQLRGYSNRSEAFRDLVRERLERERFASVSAPACIGCLTYVYDHSERELPRRLIEAQHAHHDLTISTIHLHLDHENCMEAAILRGPTQQVTAFAGTITAQRGVRHGHLWLVPVDLRLDSHEHTVGDHPSEPHVHSRPKT
- the cbiM gene encoding cobalt transporter CbiM — protein: MAHIPDGVLSAPVLVGGVAAASMLLAVSLKRLDYEKIPQAALLSAVFFVASLVHIPVGPTSVHPLLGGLIGLVLGWSAVPAILVALTLQALFFGFGGLSTLGVNVVDMAVPALLIAAVLGPLLRRLELPRAIFALGACAGAGAVALTALFVCAALALSGPEYRPALGIVLLSYGPLMVIEGALTGAAVVLLKKVKPEILGVGSPAHA
- a CDS encoding VTT domain-containing protein, which gives rise to MTTTLVRAERTRVQRTALREMKCRADRFAFLIDAQDYFRTFKTAAMRAQRSILIIGWDVNSRTLLEFPGEARPDVPNELGPFLNHVTRLRPHLWVRVLNWDSPLLYGLDREWAQQARFDWFTNPRLCFALDEAHPIGASQHQKLVVIDDQLAFVGGIDLTDCRLDAPAHRPADPRRRNADGTPYEPHHDIQVAVDGAAAQMLAEVARDRWQRATGQRLVPAVNGNEDPWPDDLTADLRFVDVTIARTYPAWKGHREVREIEALFVESIRRAQTSIYIENQYFCAVPIVQVIIERLARPDCPEIVLVLPRQPTGWLERTTMGSRQQQMLARVREADQYNRVRVYTPVVGTSGDVGIKVHSKVMIIDGRFVNVGSANLNNRSVGLDSECNLAVEGKAGSPEARAIAGFCNRLLAEHLNAPIGRVFAEIEAGGSLITAIERLRGPGRSLAPFPDHANDTDVFQAFAADLDLLDPTAPVEPERIADEFARDHRGRSTLQASVIRLCAVVLVLLCFAALWHWGPLAAYANPETIEYLARIMNNDWQASVALLAVYVVGGLLMFPVIVLIAATGMVYSPVYALLIAGGGSVLSAIAGYAVGAVIGRAHLRRLAGGRLDRISRQLARRGILSMTIIRVLPVAPFTVVNLAAGASHIRFGDFVAGTVLGMAPGITAITLFSAQLWQVLRSPDASNLLILAVLAAALILAAAFAWRRFVHRHSDKAKA
- a CDS encoding DUF4198 domain-containing protein, which codes for MSASNSASNASSTEIVIRCIAWVSHRSLVRDGPCIRADAWYEEFADHHTGAGRGKSIAQINDAGPPPGPPTKNRWRRDIRTSTTGAIVSVGFLLLAPGGDAQAHFQVVKPSTDTVTAESGGNVLIDLIFTHPMERGPVMTMERPQRFGVKSGGTIENLDARLRATTHDGKQAWQASYEIKTPADYVFFVEAKPYWEPSEGKMIVHYAKVVVDAYGAGEGWDELVGLPVEIRPLTRPYGVWTGNVFRGVLERDGRPVPDAEVEVEWMNDSSVTPPSDVFITQVVKTDAAGEFAYGLPRAGWWGFAALTQGEKTMKNPAGKDVPVELGALMWIRAVDMK